A region from the Cellvibrio sp. PSBB006 genome encodes:
- a CDS encoding YbgF trimerization domain-containing protein produces the protein MSKYLLAAVLFIAVPASQAQVRVVESSPQRPLSGVAQPIESVNAQTNAYFELQSLKEEVSLLRGLVEEQAHEISRLKQQQMDNYLDLDKRLNALSGGGNPAPVDTSLLPPSPVESAGGGVSIPNSNSALGEAEVYAAAYNLLKQRQIDPAIAAFKDHLSRFPNGAYAGNSYYWLGEIYLLKNELSDSRNWFTQLLEKFPNDRKVPDAKFKLGKVYHLLGEDDQGRKLLEDVAAGSGDSARLAKQYLQENF, from the coding sequence ATGTCGAAATACCTGTTAGCTGCTGTTCTGTTTATTGCAGTCCCTGCATCCCAGGCGCAAGTGCGGGTTGTTGAATCCTCGCCCCAGAGACCACTCTCTGGGGTGGCTCAACCGATTGAGTCGGTTAACGCTCAAACAAATGCGTATTTTGAACTCCAATCACTCAAGGAAGAAGTTTCTCTGCTACGAGGTTTGGTAGAGGAACAGGCTCACGAGATTTCTCGTTTAAAACAGCAGCAAATGGATAACTACCTTGATCTGGATAAACGCTTGAACGCCTTGTCTGGTGGTGGCAATCCTGCTCCTGTTGATACATCTCTTTTGCCACCGTCACCCGTTGAAAGCGCAGGTGGCGGTGTCTCTATTCCGAATTCCAATAGTGCTCTCGGTGAAGCCGAGGTCTATGCTGCAGCATATAACCTGTTGAAACAGCGTCAGATTGATCCCGCCATTGCGGCCTTTAAAGACCATCTCTCCCGTTTTCCCAACGGCGCCTATGCGGGCAATAGCTATTATTGGCTGGGAGAAATCTACCTGCTGAAGAATGAATTATCTGATTCGCGAAATTGGTTTACTCAATTGCTTGAGAAGTTTCCTAATGATCGCAAAGTACCTGATGCGAAGTTCAAGCTGGGTAAGGTATACCACTTGCTAGGGGAAGATGATCAAGGCAGAAAGTTGCTTGAAGATGTCGCTGCTGGCAGTGGTGATTCAGCTCGATTGGCTAAACAATATTTGCAGGAAAATTTCTAA
- the trxB gene encoding thioredoxin-disulfide reductase: MSDVQHHQLIILGSGPAGYTAAIYAARANLKPVVITGMQQGGQLTTTTEVENWPGGPHDLQGPDLMVQMQEHAERFDTQILFDHIHETVLTERPFKLLGTNTYTCDALIIATGASAQYLGLPSEEAFMGKGVSACATCDGFFYRGQKVAVVGGGNTAVEEALYLSNIASEVTLIHRRDKLKSEKILQDKLLAKAANGNVRIIWNHTLEEVLGEDSGVTGLRLKSTQDGSTQDIDVAGVFIAIGHKPNTDIFAGQLDMKDGYIKVNSGLHGNATGTNIPGVFAAGDVADHVYRQAITSAGAGCMAALDAEKYLDNL; this comes from the coding sequence ATGAGTGACGTACAGCACCACCAACTGATTATTCTCGGTTCAGGCCCTGCCGGGTATACGGCAGCTATTTATGCCGCTCGTGCCAACCTAAAGCCAGTCGTTATTACAGGCATGCAGCAAGGTGGTCAGCTAACAACCACAACCGAAGTGGAAAACTGGCCGGGCGGTCCTCATGACCTCCAGGGACCGGATTTAATGGTCCAGATGCAAGAACATGCCGAGCGCTTTGATACGCAGATCCTCTTTGACCACATCCATGAGACTGTATTGACCGAACGTCCGTTCAAATTGCTCGGTACCAACACCTACACCTGTGATGCCTTGATCATTGCTACCGGTGCTTCCGCCCAATATCTGGGCCTTCCATCAGAAGAAGCCTTTATGGGTAAAGGCGTAAGCGCTTGTGCGACCTGTGACGGATTCTTTTATCGTGGCCAAAAGGTTGCAGTAGTCGGTGGCGGCAATACAGCGGTAGAAGAAGCTTTATATCTGTCCAACATCGCCAGCGAAGTGACCTTGATTCACCGTCGGGATAAATTAAAGTCCGAGAAAATCCTGCAAGACAAACTGTTGGCTAAAGCGGCGAACGGTAATGTGCGGATTATATGGAACCATACACTGGAAGAAGTTCTTGGTGAAGACAGCGGTGTTACCGGCCTGCGCCTGAAAAGCACCCAGGACGGCAGCACTCAGGACATTGATGTTGCAGGTGTGTTTATCGCTATCGGCCACAAGCCTAACACCGATATTTTTGCCGGCCAGCTTGATATGAAAGATGGCTACATCAAGGTAAACAGCGGTTTGCATGGGAATGCCACCGGGACCAATATTCCAGGGGTATTTGCTGCAGGTGACGTAGCTGATCATGTTTACCGTCAAGCTATTACATCTGCCGGAGCCGGCTGTATGGCTGCGCTTGATGCCGAGAAATACCTGGATAATCTTTAA
- a CDS encoding DNA translocase FtsK, with protein sequence MKSNTSSRKTAPAAPESGIFLRIVKEGALIGFVAICLFLLLAMFSYDPGDPGWSRTGANIRIQNAGGPFGAWIADVFFSLFGYLAYLFPVMLAYRAWIVFRDRAHQTTPDWILIGLRLVGFILVMVAGTGLAAMNYGSEISDLPYSHGGLLGASVSDAVSGAFSYTGGTLLLIAVFLFGMTIFTDLSWLALMDEIGRITLLLISKMQEKWLHFQRRRHEKKLASEAQQHRREVVAQHAKVEAKRIPPVITEPPKKPTPSPRVQKEKQASLFETLDTSVVGELPALNLLDPADKRSDKGFSKESLEAMSKLLELKLKDFGIEIEVVSVQPGPVVTRFEIQPAPGIKASRISGLAKDLARSLAVISVRVVEVIPGKSVMGIEIPNEHREIVRLSEVIASETYENSRSPLTMALGHDISGEPVIADLARMPHLLVAGTTGSGKSVGVNVMLLSLLYKSTPKEVRLILVDPKMLELSVYEGIPHLLTPVITDMKDAANGLRWCVGEMERRYKLMAALGVRNLAGFNRKIDDANKAGTPIADPLFKPEENFEAGEAEATAPNLETLPMIVVVIDEFADMMMIVDKKKVEQLIARIAQKARAAGIHLILATQRPSVDIITGLIKANVPTRMAFQVSSKIDSRTILDQGGAEQLLGHGDMLYLPPGTSIPVRVHGAFVDDHEVHKVVGDWKKRGQPNYIDGITDDSNNSIPVPGISGGEEGEGDNGEGDALYDEAVAFVIESRKASISSVQRKLRIGYNRAARLIETMEAAGVVSSAGHNGNREVLVPGGSR encoded by the coding sequence TTGAAATCAAATACTTCCAGTCGTAAAACTGCTCCTGCGGCACCTGAATCCGGCATTTTCCTGCGGATCGTGAAAGAAGGTGCGCTGATCGGTTTTGTGGCCATTTGTCTATTTTTATTGTTGGCGATGTTCAGTTACGACCCCGGCGATCCGGGCTGGTCGCGCACTGGTGCCAATATTCGCATACAAAATGCGGGTGGTCCCTTTGGTGCATGGATCGCCGATGTGTTTTTCTCGTTGTTTGGCTATCTGGCATACCTCTTCCCCGTTATGTTGGCTTATCGGGCCTGGATTGTTTTTCGCGATCGTGCCCATCAAACCACACCGGACTGGATATTAATCGGCTTGCGTTTGGTCGGCTTTATCCTGGTGATGGTTGCGGGTACTGGCCTGGCGGCTATGAATTACGGCAGTGAAATATCTGATCTCCCTTACTCTCATGGCGGGCTTTTAGGTGCATCTGTATCCGATGCGGTGAGCGGTGCCTTTAGCTATACCGGCGGTACTTTGCTGTTGATCGCCGTATTTCTGTTTGGTATGACCATCTTTACCGATTTGTCCTGGTTGGCGCTGATGGATGAGATCGGTCGCATCACCTTGTTGCTAATCAGCAAAATGCAGGAAAAGTGGTTGCACTTCCAGCGGCGGCGCCATGAGAAAAAATTAGCGAGTGAAGCTCAACAACATCGACGGGAAGTGGTTGCGCAACACGCCAAAGTGGAAGCCAAACGCATTCCACCAGTTATCACAGAACCACCCAAAAAGCCGACACCCAGTCCCCGTGTGCAAAAAGAAAAACAGGCATCGTTATTCGAGACTCTGGATACCAGCGTAGTGGGCGAACTGCCAGCGCTGAATTTGCTTGATCCAGCGGATAAACGTAGTGACAAAGGCTTTTCAAAAGAATCGCTGGAAGCTATGTCCAAGTTGCTGGAATTAAAACTTAAAGATTTCGGTATCGAAATCGAAGTGGTTTCAGTGCAACCTGGTCCGGTTGTTACCCGTTTTGAAATCCAGCCCGCACCCGGTATCAAAGCCAGTCGTATTTCCGGTTTGGCGAAGGATCTGGCACGTTCACTGGCTGTGATCAGTGTGCGAGTCGTTGAAGTGATTCCCGGCAAATCTGTTATGGGTATCGAAATCCCCAACGAGCATCGCGAGATTGTGCGTTTAAGTGAGGTCATCGCGTCAGAGACCTACGAGAACTCCCGTTCGCCCTTAACCATGGCTTTGGGACATGACATTTCTGGCGAGCCTGTCATTGCAGATTTGGCCAGGATGCCGCACTTATTGGTAGCGGGTACCACCGGCTCTGGTAAGTCTGTGGGCGTCAACGTCATGCTGTTGAGTCTTCTCTACAAGTCGACACCTAAAGAAGTGCGTCTGATTCTGGTAGACCCGAAGATGCTGGAGTTGTCTGTTTACGAAGGCATTCCCCATTTGCTGACGCCGGTCATTACCGATATGAAAGACGCCGCCAATGGTTTGCGTTGGTGTGTGGGCGAGATGGAGCGACGTTATAAGTTAATGGCTGCTTTGGGTGTGCGTAATCTGGCAGGTTTTAATCGCAAAATTGATGATGCGAACAAAGCCGGTACGCCTATTGCTGATCCACTGTTCAAGCCGGAGGAAAATTTCGAAGCAGGTGAGGCGGAAGCAACCGCGCCTAACCTCGAAACCTTGCCGATGATTGTCGTCGTGATCGATGAATTTGCCGATATGATGATGATTGTTGATAAGAAAAAAGTAGAGCAATTGATTGCGCGCATTGCGCAAAAAGCGCGGGCCGCCGGCATCCATTTAATACTGGCTACCCAGCGCCCCTCGGTAGACATCATCACCGGTCTCATTAAAGCCAACGTACCTACACGCATGGCATTCCAGGTATCTTCCAAGATAGATTCACGCACAATCCTTGATCAGGGTGGTGCCGAACAATTATTGGGGCATGGCGATATGTTGTACTTGCCACCCGGCACCAGTATTCCCGTGCGGGTTCACGGCGCTTTTGTGGATGATCATGAAGTGCATAAAGTGGTGGGAGATTGGAAAAAACGCGGTCAGCCAAATTATATTGACGGTATTACCGATGACAGTAACAACAGTATCCCGGTGCCTGGCATCAGTGGCGGCGAGGAAGGCGAGGGTGATAACGGTGAAGGCGATGCGCTTTACGATGAAGCCGTTGCCTTTGTTATTGAATCACGCAAGGCTTCAATTTCCTCGGTGCAGCGCAAACTGCGCATTGGTTATAACCGGGCCGCGCGTTTAATTGAAACAATGGAAGCTGCCGGTGTCGTATCTTCCGCAGGCCACAATGGTAACCGCGAAGTCCTGGTGCCTGGTGGCAGTCGTTAA
- the lolA gene encoding outer membrane lipoprotein chaperone LolA, which yields MLIRILLVCSALFTTAAFAEQDQSAAQLRKQLDAMTTLQGKFSQSLYDEKGEKLEESQGSFALQRPGKFYWKTEAPFPQLLVSNNKTIWLYDPDLETVNERPFTNDLQQTPALLLSEDIDKLRQNFTVTHKTVDKNIRFTLVPKVTDGLFQQLILVFAGDDLKEFHIQDSLGQSSQFMLSNVKRNQPLDASLFEFTPPPGVEILRN from the coding sequence ATGTTAATCAGAATATTGTTGGTATGCAGTGCACTTTTTACGACGGCGGCCTTCGCTGAGCAGGATCAAAGTGCTGCACAGCTGCGCAAGCAGCTGGATGCTATGACGACCTTGCAAGGTAAATTCAGTCAAAGTCTGTATGATGAAAAAGGTGAGAAACTGGAAGAAAGCCAAGGCAGTTTTGCTTTGCAGCGTCCGGGTAAATTCTATTGGAAAACGGAAGCACCTTTTCCGCAGCTGCTGGTGTCTAACAATAAAACTATCTGGTTGTACGATCCGGATCTTGAAACCGTTAATGAGCGCCCCTTCACCAACGATCTGCAACAAACACCTGCCTTATTGTTGAGTGAAGATATTGATAAGCTGCGACAGAATTTTACGGTCACCCATAAGACGGTCGATAAAAATATCCGCTTTACTTTGGTTCCCAAGGTGACGGATGGATTATTTCAGCAACTGATTCTGGTATTTGCAGGCGATGATCTGAAGGAATTTCATATTCAGGATAGCCTTGGCCAGTCATCGCAATTTATGCTGAGCAATGTCAAACGAAACCAACCACTAGATGCATCATTATTTGAATTTACGCCTCCACCGGGTGTGGAAATATTGAGAAATTAA
- a CDS encoding replication-associated recombination protein A, whose product MSRDLFGTPPVYQPLAARMRPRNLDDYIGQEHLLGPGKPLREAVVRGQLHSMILWGPPGVGKTSLAKLFAEQAHARFETLSAVLAGVKEIRAAVAVAEQERAGSGRKTILFVDEVHRFNKSQQDAFLPYVEDGTLIFIGATTENPSFELNNALLSRCRVYVLRGLGQEQLCHVLQQALHDDERGLGNQQIHIDDETLNTLALAADGDARKALNLLEIAADLADDQQGEKTINHAVLAEVLASDVRRFDKGGDLFYEQISALHKAVRGSSPDGALYWLARMLDGGCDPLYIARRVVRMATEDIGNADPRALPLALSAWDTQERLGSPEGELAIAQAVVYLAAAPKSNAVYNAFKQVMADVQQLPAYDVPVHLRNAPTKLMKSMDYGAEYRYAHDEPGAYAAGENYLPEDIADRRYYQPVDRGLELKIQEKLAHFRALDASSSTQRYRK is encoded by the coding sequence ATGAGCCGCGATCTATTTGGCACACCTCCTGTATACCAGCCGCTTGCTGCACGCATGCGGCCGCGCAACCTTGATGATTATATTGGCCAGGAACATTTATTGGGGCCAGGCAAGCCTTTGCGTGAGGCCGTTGTGCGCGGCCAGTTGCACTCCATGATCCTGTGGGGCCCGCCCGGTGTGGGCAAAACGTCACTGGCTAAATTATTTGCCGAACAGGCTCACGCACGTTTCGAAACCTTGTCAGCGGTACTGGCGGGCGTCAAGGAAATCCGGGCCGCCGTTGCTGTAGCAGAACAGGAACGCGCCGGCAGTGGTCGCAAAACGATCCTGTTTGTCGACGAAGTTCATCGTTTTAATAAATCCCAGCAAGACGCTTTTTTGCCTTATGTGGAAGACGGAACCTTAATCTTCATCGGCGCAACGACGGAAAATCCTTCTTTTGAATTAAACAACGCACTCCTGTCACGCTGTCGTGTTTATGTATTGCGCGGCTTGGGACAGGAACAATTGTGTCATGTATTGCAGCAAGCGCTGCATGATGACGAGCGCGGATTGGGCAATCAGCAAATTCATATTGACGATGAAACCTTGAATACGCTCGCGTTGGCTGCTGATGGTGATGCGCGTAAAGCGCTCAACCTGCTTGAGATAGCGGCGGATCTTGCTGATGATCAGCAAGGTGAAAAAACGATCAATCATGCTGTGTTGGCCGAGGTGCTCGCCAGCGATGTCCGTCGTTTTGATAAAGGTGGCGATCTGTTTTATGAACAGATCTCGGCGTTACATAAAGCCGTGCGCGGCTCCTCACCAGACGGTGCGCTCTACTGGCTGGCGCGTATGTTAGACGGTGGATGTGATCCGTTGTACATTGCCCGGCGGGTTGTGCGGATGGCGACCGAGGATATCGGTAATGCCGATCCTCGTGCCTTGCCCTTGGCATTGAGCGCCTGGGATACCCAGGAGCGCCTGGGTAGTCCGGAAGGTGAATTGGCGATAGCCCAGGCGGTGGTTTATCTGGCGGCAGCGCCTAAAAGTAATGCTGTGTATAATGCGTTCAAACAAGTGATGGCCGATGTTCAACAGTTGCCTGCTTATGATGTGCCGGTACATTTGCGTAACGCACCGACTAAGTTGATGAAGTCCATGGATTACGGCGCTGAATATCGCTACGCTCACGACGAACCGGGGGCGTATGCGGCGGGTGAAAATTATTTACCGGAAGACATTGCTGATCGTCGTTACTACCAGCCGGTGGATCGCGGTCTGGAATTGAAAATTCAGGAAAAATTAGCGCATTTTCGCGCACTGGATGCCAGCAGTTCTACCCAGCGCTATAGAAAATAA
- the crcB gene encoding fluoride efflux transporter CrcB, with amino-acid sequence MQWLAVAIGGALGAMARYGVVSYLAPITGNRFPLGTLCVNISGSFLIGICYVLLDEKLAASPEWRLLSMTGFLGAFTTFSTFSLDALALWENDLAMTAIAYVLATVIGCLIAVTASVLLTQRLF; translated from the coding sequence ATGCAATGGTTAGCCGTCGCAATTGGTGGCGCTTTGGGAGCCATGGCCCGTTATGGTGTCGTGAGTTATTTGGCGCCGATTACCGGCAATCGTTTTCCCTTGGGGACACTCTGTGTCAATATCTCGGGTTCTTTTTTAATCGGAATATGTTATGTATTGCTCGATGAAAAACTCGCGGCGTCACCTGAATGGCGCTTGTTGAGCATGACGGGTTTTCTCGGCGCCTTCACCACATTTTCAACCTTCTCTCTTGATGCCTTGGCATTATGGGAAAACGACCTGGCGATGACAGCAATCGCCTATGTACTGGCCACTGTCATCGGTTGCCTGATAGCGGTAACTGCCTCGGTTTTGTTGACGCAGCGATTGTTTTAA
- the serS gene encoding serine--tRNA ligase: protein MLDSKLIRTNPEAVAIALAKRGYVLDVERIKALEEERKAIQTKTEMLQQERNTRSKNIGKAKAAGEDIAPLMQAVEQLKQDLTTAEAELVRVQDSLEEFLRGVPNMPADEVPEGKSDEDNVEIRRWGTPRDFDFTVLDHVDLGEKLGGLDFDTASKITGSRFAVLRGGIARLHRALAQFMLDTHINEHGYEEVNVPFIVNADSLFGTGQLPKFEEDLFKLTDERGFYLIPTAEVPVTNILRDELLESAEQLPLKLVCHSPCFRSEAGSYGRDTRGMIRQHQFEKVELVQFVRPEQSDAALESLVGHAETILQKLGLPHRTVILCGGDIGFSAAKTYDIEVWVPSQNKYREISSCSNFRDFQARRMKARYRHPETGKPEFLHTLNGSGLAIGRTLLAVLENYQQADGSVIVPDVLQPYMGGITSLHC, encoded by the coding sequence ATGTTAGATTCAAAATTAATTCGCACCAATCCTGAAGCTGTTGCCATTGCCCTTGCCAAACGTGGTTATGTGCTTGACGTAGAACGCATCAAGGCGCTGGAAGAAGAACGCAAAGCCATCCAGACCAAAACAGAAATGCTGCAACAGGAGCGCAATACCCGCTCCAAAAATATTGGCAAAGCCAAAGCGGCCGGTGAAGATATTGCTCCCTTGATGCAGGCTGTGGAGCAGTTGAAACAGGATTTAACAACCGCGGAGGCAGAACTGGTTAGAGTCCAGGATTCCCTCGAAGAATTCTTGCGCGGTGTACCCAATATGCCGGCTGACGAAGTGCCGGAAGGTAAAAGTGATGAGGACAATGTTGAGATTCGTCGCTGGGGTACGCCGCGTGATTTTGATTTTACGGTTCTCGATCACGTTGATCTCGGGGAAAAGCTCGGCGGTCTGGACTTTGATACCGCCAGCAAAATCACCGGTTCACGCTTTGCTGTCTTGCGTGGTGGCATTGCGCGTTTGCATCGCGCATTAGCGCAGTTCATGCTGGACACGCACATCAACGAACACGGTTATGAAGAAGTTAATGTCCCTTTTATTGTTAATGCTGATTCACTCTTTGGTACCGGTCAGTTGCCGAAGTTTGAAGAAGATCTGTTCAAGCTGACAGATGAGCGCGGTTTCTATTTGATCCCGACGGCAGAAGTGCCGGTGACTAATATTCTTCGCGATGAACTTTTGGAAAGTGCAGAGCAACTGCCACTGAAGCTGGTTTGTCACTCACCCTGTTTCCGCAGCGAAGCCGGTAGCTATGGGCGCGATACCCGGGGCATGATCCGTCAGCATCAGTTTGAAAAAGTTGAGTTGGTGCAGTTTGTTCGTCCCGAACAATCCGACGCCGCTCTGGAATCTTTGGTTGGTCATGCAGAAACGATTTTGCAGAAGTTGGGCTTGCCGCATCGCACTGTCATTCTTTGTGGTGGTGACATCGGCTTTTCTGCTGCCAAGACCTACGATATTGAAGTGTGGGTGCCATCGCAGAATAAATACCGCGAAATTTCGTCGTGCAGTAACTTCCGGGATTTCCAGGCCCGCCGCATGAAAGCTCGCTATCGTCATCCTGAGACGGGCAAGCCGGAATTCCTGCACACGCTGAATGGTTCCGGCCTTGCTATTGGTCGCACACTGCTGGCTGTGTTGGAAAATTATCAGCAAGCAGACGGCAGTGTCATTGTGCCGGATGTATTGCAGCCTTATATGGGCGGCATAACCTCGTTGCATTGTTAA
- the cysG gene encoding siroheme synthase CysG, translating to MDYFPVFLDLKQRRCLLVGGGDVATRKGRLLAKAGAILRVVAPQISPELRDLVQQCQGEIHLREYQASDVDDCVLAIAATDIDSLNQVISEDAKANNIPVNVVDSPALCTYITPAIIDRSPLVIAISSGGESPVLARLIRAKLEILIPNSYGVLAQFASRWRERIKNRFADTDQRRRFWEKILQGPAAELVFNGQDAQADKLLSDAIQQDDASLTQGEVYLVGGGPGDPELLTLRALRLMQQADVVLYDRLVSDGVMELVRRDAERIYVGKRRSEHIMEQENINQLLVDLAQQGKRVLRLKGGDPFIFGRGGEEIELLAQHHIPFQVVPGITAASGCAAYAGIPLTHRDYAQSVRFVTGHLKDDSTNLHWPELAVPGQTLVFYMGLVGLADICAALIAHGRAPETPVALIEKGTTRDQRVLIADLSSIAETVAQNDVHGPTLLIIGEVVKLHASLRWFSPH from the coding sequence ATGGATTACTTTCCCGTCTTCCTTGATCTCAAACAACGTCGCTGCCTGCTGGTTGGTGGCGGCGATGTGGCTACACGCAAAGGACGTTTGCTGGCAAAAGCCGGGGCAATTTTGCGGGTTGTTGCACCACAAATATCACCTGAATTGCGCGACTTGGTTCAACAATGCCAGGGCGAAATTCATCTGCGCGAATATCAGGCTTCGGATGTTGATGATTGCGTTCTCGCGATTGCCGCGACGGATATCGATTCACTTAACCAAGTCATTTCCGAGGATGCCAAAGCCAACAACATACCGGTAAATGTGGTCGATAGTCCGGCGCTATGCACCTATATTACGCCCGCTATTATCGACCGCTCACCCTTGGTGATTGCAATTTCCAGCGGCGGCGAGTCACCGGTGTTGGCACGTCTGATCCGTGCCAAATTGGAAATCCTGATACCTAACAGTTACGGTGTGCTTGCGCAATTTGCGAGCCGATGGCGCGAGCGAATAAAAAACCGATTCGCCGATACTGATCAACGTCGGCGTTTCTGGGAAAAAATTTTGCAGGGTCCAGCGGCAGAACTGGTATTTAACGGACAGGATGCGCAAGCTGACAAACTATTGTCCGACGCAATCCAGCAGGACGATGCAAGCCTGACGCAAGGTGAAGTGTATCTGGTGGGCGGCGGCCCGGGCGATCCTGAATTATTAACACTGCGCGCACTGCGTTTGATGCAACAAGCCGATGTGGTGCTTTATGATCGTTTGGTCTCCGATGGTGTGATGGAGCTGGTGCGACGCGACGCAGAAAGGATTTACGTGGGCAAGCGACGCAGTGAACACATTATGGAGCAGGAAAATATCAATCAACTTCTGGTTGATCTGGCTCAGCAAGGCAAACGTGTATTGCGGCTGAAAGGCGGCGATCCTTTTATTTTTGGCCGCGGTGGCGAAGAAATTGAATTGCTTGCACAACATCATATTCCTTTTCAGGTTGTGCCGGGCATTACAGCAGCCTCCGGTTGTGCGGCCTATGCCGGTATTCCGTTAACCCATCGCGATTACGCGCAATCGGTGCGGTTTGTTACCGGTCATTTGAAAGACGACAGCACCAATCTGCACTGGCCGGAGCTGGCTGTGCCGGGCCAGACGTTGGTGTTTTATATGGGCCTGGTGGGCTTGGCCGACATCTGTGCGGCATTAATAGCTCACGGGCGCGCGCCCGAGACGCCGGTGGCACTGATAGAGAAAGGAACCACACGCGATCAGCGAGTGTTGATCGCTGATTTATCCAGTATCGCCGAGACTGTGGCTCAAAATGATGTCCATGGTCCGACCTTGTTGATCATCGGTGAGGTGGTCAAACTGCATGCTTCATTGCGATGGTTTTCCCCGCACTAA
- the gorA gene encoding glutathione-disulfide reductase — MSEYAFDLFVIGAGSGGVRASRTAAQLGARVAVAEERYLGGTCVNVGCVPKKLLMYSAHYRDLLQLAAGFGWDIKHARFDWKTLRKNKDQEITRLNQVYHNLLINAGVTLLEGHAHIVNPHCVKVGEKIYTTERILIATGGHPVVPEFSGSEHAITSNEAFYLDELPEKILIVGGGYIGVEFSGIFNGLGVETHLCHRGDALLKGFDQDIRQMIAEELTKKGVQLHFNTDIARIEKVDDNHFTAYANDGHEWHVNKVMFATGRSPNLTNLGLENTAIQPNKNGTIKVDQHYQTIEPSIYAVGDVVGHLALTPIALAEGMILARHLFDKPQHALSYQDIPTAVFSQPPVASVGLAEADAREKYAAVDVYQTRFKPMAFSLSDTDERTFIKLLVDRHTDKVIGCHMLGPDAAEIMQGLAVALTAGATKNDFDRTIGIHPTLAEEFVTLRKPHNAM, encoded by the coding sequence ATGTCTGAATATGCTTTTGATTTATTTGTTATAGGTGCAGGTTCCGGCGGCGTGCGGGCCAGCCGCACTGCTGCACAACTGGGCGCCAGGGTGGCCGTCGCTGAAGAACGATATCTCGGTGGTACCTGTGTCAATGTGGGGTGTGTGCCGAAAAAATTATTGATGTACAGCGCACACTACCGGGATCTTTTGCAATTGGCTGCGGGTTTCGGTTGGGATATTAAGCACGCTCGTTTTGACTGGAAGACTTTGCGTAAAAATAAAGACCAGGAAATCACACGTCTCAATCAGGTTTATCACAACTTATTGATTAACGCGGGCGTAACCTTATTGGAAGGGCATGCTCATATTGTTAATCCTCATTGTGTAAAAGTCGGCGAAAAAATTTATACAACAGAGCGCATCTTGATTGCGACAGGTGGGCATCCTGTCGTGCCGGAATTTTCCGGCAGTGAACATGCTATCACCTCGAACGAAGCTTTTTATCTGGATGAGCTGCCGGAAAAAATTCTTATCGTCGGTGGTGGTTATATCGGTGTGGAGTTTTCGGGTATTTTTAACGGCTTGGGTGTGGAAACCCATTTATGCCATCGTGGTGATGCGTTGCTAAAAGGTTTTGATCAGGACATTCGTCAGATGATTGCCGAAGAATTAACTAAAAAAGGCGTGCAGCTCCATTTTAATACCGACATTGCACGCATTGAAAAGGTCGACGATAACCACTTTACCGCGTATGCCAATGATGGGCATGAGTGGCACGTCAATAAAGTGATGTTTGCTACGGGTCGCAGCCCAAATCTTACTAACCTTGGACTGGAAAATACGGCTATTCAACCGAATAAAAATGGCACCATTAAAGTTGACCAGCATTATCAAACGATTGAGCCTTCTATCTATGCCGTGGGCGATGTGGTTGGGCATTTGGCGCTGACACCAATTGCTCTGGCAGAGGGAATGATTCTTGCGCGTCACTTGTTTGATAAACCGCAACATGCATTGAGTTATCAGGACATTCCAACAGCCGTCTTTTCCCAGCCACCGGTTGCCAGTGTCGGGTTGGCCGAGGCTGATGCCCGCGAAAAATATGCAGCGGTTGATGTTTATCAAACTCGCTTTAAACCCATGGCGTTTTCATTATCGGACACTGATGAACGGACGTTTATTAAGTTGTTGGTAGATCGCCATACCGATAAAGTGATCGGTTGCCACATGTTAGGGCCTGATGCTGCGGAGATAATGCAAGGACTGGCGGTTGCCTTGACCGCTGGTGCAACCAAAAATGATTTCGACAGAACAATTGGTATTCACCCAACGCTGGCGGAAGAATTTGTCACCCTGCGTAAACCGCATAATGCTATGTAA